A single genomic interval of Lacrimispora sphenoides JCM 1415 harbors:
- a CDS encoding sensor histidine kinase — MERKNISIRYTIFVYFTVTALAASLLITFSLYQRLSTQVGEMVQEENQSLIHQVARSVESYLLTVMKLSDSLYYGAVKNADLSSESINNEITLLYDNNKDNVDNIALFSQSGTMVEAVPAARLKSGLDVTGENWFLNALEKTENQHFSYPHVQYVFDSNENQYRWVISLSRAVELTEGTSTTQGVLLVDLSYSSLEHLFDGVTTGKGGYVYLISNDGQILYHPKIQLIDSGRMQENNLVAAGYKDGNHREDFQGETRNITVKSIGYTGWKIIGVTPKNVVSLNSIKTRLFIVFLITLILFILALINSYISSRITNPIKDLEKSVGILEEGNLQAAISIGGSYEIQHLGNSIKNMAKQIRVLMDDIVAEHEAKRKQEFDTLQSQINPHFLYNTLDIIVWMIENEQKAEAVKAVTALARFFRISLSKGKSIITVRDELEHVRNYLMIQHMRFKNKFSYEIDASEECMELSCLKLVLQPLVENAIYHGMEFMDGDGEIILKVWKEGNDLFFMVKDNGLGMTEDQVAGLFSDQVHVTSKKGSGIGVKNVNERIKLYFGEKYGLIIESEPDEGTVITICLPAVPYSSASMPEENGR, encoded by the coding sequence ATGGAAAGAAAGAATATAAGCATTCGTTATACTATTTTTGTATATTTTACCGTGACTGCTTTGGCAGCCAGTCTTTTAATAACCTTTTCCTTATACCAGCGCCTTTCCACCCAGGTGGGAGAAATGGTGCAGGAGGAAAACCAGAGCCTGATACATCAGGTAGCCAGGTCTGTGGAGTCTTATCTGCTTACGGTCATGAAGCTGTCGGACTCCCTGTATTATGGCGCCGTAAAAAATGCCGATCTTTCTTCGGAATCCATTAATAACGAGATCACCCTCCTGTATGATAACAACAAGGATAATGTGGACAATATCGCTCTCTTTTCCCAATCAGGCACCATGGTGGAAGCGGTTCCTGCCGCAAGGCTTAAAAGCGGTCTTGATGTGACCGGGGAAAATTGGTTTTTGAATGCTTTGGAGAAGACGGAAAACCAACACTTCTCTTATCCCCATGTCCAGTATGTATTTGACAGCAATGAAAACCAGTACCGGTGGGTGATATCTTTATCAAGGGCCGTGGAGCTGACGGAAGGTACCTCTACCACCCAGGGCGTGCTTTTGGTAGATTTAAGTTATTCCAGCCTGGAACATCTTTTTGACGGAGTGACCACAGGAAAGGGCGGCTATGTGTATCTGATCAGCAATGACGGGCAGATCCTGTACCATCCCAAGATCCAGCTCATCGATTCCGGCCGGATGCAGGAGAACAATCTGGTGGCTGCCGGCTATAAAGATGGAAACCACCGGGAGGATTTTCAGGGGGAGACCCGGAACATTACGGTAAAATCCATTGGCTATACGGGCTGGAAGATCATTGGAGTGACGCCTAAAAATGTGGTTTCTTTAAATTCCATTAAAACCAGGCTTTTTATCGTGTTCCTCATAACCCTGATCCTGTTTATACTCGCCCTGATTAACTCCTATATTTCATCCCGTATCACCAATCCCATCAAGGATCTGGAAAAATCCGTGGGAATTCTGGAAGAGGGGAATTTGCAGGCGGCAATTTCCATCGGAGGGTCCTATGAAATCCAGCATCTGGGAAATTCCATTAAAAATATGGCAAAACAGATCCGGGTCCTGATGGACGACATCGTAGCAGAGCATGAGGCCAAAAGAAAACAGGAATTTGATACCTTACAGTCGCAGATCAATCCCCATTTCCTTTATAATACCCTTGACATCATCGTGTGGATGATTGAAAACGAGCAAAAGGCGGAGGCGGTCAAAGCAGTGACGGCCCTGGCCCGGTTCTTCCGGATCAGTTTAAGCAAGGGAAAGAGCATTATTACGGTCAGGGATGAATTGGAGCACGTGCGGAATTATTTGATGATCCAGCACATGCGTTTTAAGAATAAATTCTCCTACGAGATTGATGCATCCGAGGAATGTATGGAGCTTTCCTGTTTAAAGCTGGTTTTGCAGCCGCTTGTGGAAAATGCCATCTATCACGGAATGGAGTTCATGGATGGAGACGGAGAAATTATTTTAAAGGTCTGGAAAGAAGGAAATGACTTATTCTTTATGGTGAAGGACAATGGCCTTGGAATGACAGAAGACCAGGTGGCGGGCTTATTTTCCGATCAGGTCCATGTCACTTCAAAAAAGGGTTCAGGGATTGGCGTGAAAAACGTCAATGAGAGGATCAAGCTGTATTTTGGGGAAAAGTACGGCCTGATCATTGAGTCAGAGCCTGATGAAGGAACGGTGATCACCATCTGCCTTCCCGCGGTTCCCTATAGTTCTGCCTCTATGCCCGAAGAGAATGGGCGATGA
- a CDS encoding precorrin-8X methylmutase gives MELKELERVLPEEIEKRSFELITMELGEKVLDPECELVIKRVIHTTADFEYADNLVFSPHAVQEGIRALKEGVRIITDTNMGMAGINKGALKRNGCSVSCFMADEDVAEYAKLHHTTRACANMDKASELSENCIFAVGNAPTALVRLYELIKEGKIHPRLIIGVPVGFVNVVQSKEMIMSLSDIPFIVARGRKGGSNVAAAIVNALLYQIQQQ, from the coding sequence ATGGAGCTTAAAGAGCTTGAGCGGGTACTTCCCGAGGAAATAGAAAAGAGAAGTTTTGAACTGATCACCATGGAGCTTGGAGAAAAAGTCCTTGATCCGGAATGTGAATTGGTGATCAAACGGGTGATTCATACCACCGCCGATTTTGAATATGCGGATAATCTGGTATTTTCGCCCCACGCCGTACAGGAAGGGATCCGGGCATTAAAGGAAGGCGTGCGGATCATTACGGATACGAATATGGGAATGGCCGGCATTAATAAGGGTGCCTTAAAACGCAATGGATGCAGCGTCAGCTGCTTTATGGCCGATGAGGATGTTGCAGAATACGCAAAGCTTCACCATACCACCCGCGCCTGTGCCAACATGGATAAGGCGTCAGAGCTTTCGGAGAATTGTATTTTTGCAGTAGGAAACGCCCCCACAGCCTTAGTGCGCCTTTATGAATTAATAAAGGAAGGGAAAATCCATCCCAGGCTGATCATCGGCGTTCCGGTGGGCTTTGTCAATGTGGTCCAGTCAAAGGAAATGATCATGTCCCTTTCTGATATCCCCTTTATTGTGGCCAGGGGAAGAAAGGGAGGAAGCAATGTGGCAGCGGCAATCGTTAATGCCCTGCTTTATCAGATACAGCAGCAGTAA
- a CDS encoding MATE family efflux transporter, protein MEQSVLKDYTKYVSLNILGMIGLSCYILADTFFVSKALGAAGLAALNFSIGIYSLINGTGLMIGIGGATRYSILKSQNGGKRINTVFTTSLKMGILAGVLFAITGVLGTGTLAVLLGADAATLPLTKAYLSTILYFAPFFILNNVMLAFVRNDNNPKLSMIAMLTGSLSNIILDYVFMFPLGMGMFGAAFATGLAPVISLVVLSAHFIQGKSSLRWLQSKIQWKAIRDIFGLGMAAFITEVSSAIVLITFNLVILGLEGNLGVASYGIVANIALVGISVFTGIAQGIQPLISKAYGSGNGIIIKKLLQYAVITSLAIASAIYSLVFFCSDQMINVFNSEQNAAIVLLAREGLRIYFAGFFFAGINIIVCMYLSAAERGLNAFIISVARGCVVLVPMVLMLSRIWGMTGVWLAFVMTEGLVSVLGMVLVFWKKRTDVLCS, encoded by the coding sequence ATGGAACAATCTGTCTTAAAAGACTACACCAAGTATGTGAGCCTTAATATTTTGGGGATGATCGGGCTATCCTGCTATATCCTGGCTGACACCTTTTTTGTATCAAAGGCACTGGGCGCTGCAGGCCTGGCAGCACTGAATTTTTCAATTGGGATTTACAGCCTGATTAATGGTACTGGATTGATGATCGGTATAGGAGGTGCCACCCGCTACAGCATTCTGAAATCCCAGAATGGGGGGAAACGGATAAATACCGTTTTTACCACCAGTTTAAAGATGGGAATTCTGGCGGGAGTGCTGTTTGCAATCACAGGAGTCCTGGGCACCGGGACTCTGGCTGTATTATTGGGAGCCGACGCAGCTACATTGCCACTGACTAAGGCATATTTAAGCACCATACTCTACTTTGCTCCGTTTTTTATCCTGAACAATGTCATGCTGGCATTTGTGAGAAATGACAATAATCCTAAGTTGTCGATGATTGCAATGCTGACAGGAAGCCTATCCAATATAATTTTGGACTATGTATTTATGTTTCCGCTGGGTATGGGGATGTTTGGTGCGGCCTTTGCCACCGGTCTGGCACCTGTCATCAGTCTTGTGGTTTTATCTGCCCACTTTATACAGGGGAAGAGCAGTCTCCGGTGGCTGCAAAGCAAAATTCAGTGGAAGGCAATCCGCGATATTTTTGGTCTGGGTATGGCCGCATTTATTACGGAGGTGTCTTCGGCGATTGTTTTGATCACCTTTAATCTGGTCATCCTGGGGCTGGAGGGAAACTTAGGGGTTGCATCCTATGGGATTGTGGCCAATATAGCTCTGGTAGGGATCTCTGTATTTACGGGAATCGCACAGGGAATACAGCCGCTAATCAGCAAGGCTTACGGCTCAGGGAATGGTATTATTATAAAAAAACTGCTTCAATATGCGGTTATCACCTCCCTGGCAATAGCGTCAGCAATTTATTCACTGGTATTTTTCTGTTCGGATCAAATGATCAATGTGTTTAACAGTGAGCAGAATGCAGCAATTGTTCTTCTTGCCAGGGAGGGACTCAGGATCTACTTCGCCGGTTTTTTCTTTGCAGGAATCAATATTATTGTATGCATGTATTTAAGTGCTGCCGAACGTGGGCTGAATGCTTTTATTATTTCTGTGGCGCGGGGGTGTGTGGTTCTTGTTCCCATGGTACTTATGCTGAGCCGGATTTGGGGAATGACAGGGGTATGGCTGGCATTTGTTATGACAGAAGGATTGGTGAGTGTTCTTGGTATGGTATTAGTATTTTGGAAAAAGAGGACGGATGTTCTCTGTTCGTAA
- a CDS encoding cobyric acid synthase, with product MAKTIMIQGTMSNAGKSLIAAGLCRIFKQDGYRVAPFKSQNMALNSYITEEGLEMGRAQAVQAEAAGVKPEAAMNPILLKPTNDIGSQVIVNGISIGNMPAREYFAYKKELVPEIERAFQKLSEEYDIIVIEGAGSPAEINLRQDDIVNMGMAKMADAPVLLVGDIDRGGVFAQLYGTVMLLEPDERARIKGLIVNKFRGDKTILDPGLEMIEKQLSIPVAGVVPYMDVDLEEEDSLGDHLAGTVRTDRTAVEIAVIRLPRISNFTDFQVFSTIPWVSLRYVDRVSDLGNPDLVILPGSKNTVQDLLWMRESGLEAAILKLQAREVPVFGICGGFQMLGESISDPFQMETDGAVLPVRGMGLLPVRTVFGKEKTRTRVAGSCTSVGGIFEELSGIEVEGYEIHMGETTRSVPPLAYVMECQSGSHQAKMDGCQRGNVYGTYIHGFFDKEGIAMTIVEALAKKKGITLDLDGSFNYQEYKEEQYERLAALLRDSLDMEQIYGIMFTKAMSSVK from the coding sequence ATGGCAAAGACGATCATGATACAGGGAACCATGTCCAATGCAGGGAAAAGTCTGATTGCGGCCGGTTTATGCCGGATCTTTAAACAGGATGGCTACCGGGTGGCCCCTTTTAAATCCCAGAACATGGCCCTAAATTCCTATATTACGGAGGAAGGGCTTGAGATGGGCAGGGCCCAGGCGGTTCAGGCGGAAGCGGCAGGAGTAAAGCCAGAGGCAGCCATGAATCCCATCCTGTTAAAGCCGACCAATGATATTGGGTCCCAGGTAATTGTAAATGGCATATCTATTGGCAATATGCCAGCCAGAGAGTATTTTGCATACAAAAAAGAGCTGGTGCCAGAGATAGAACGGGCATTCCAAAAGCTTTCAGAGGAGTACGATATCATTGTCATAGAAGGAGCCGGAAGTCCGGCGGAGATTAATTTAAGGCAGGATGACATCGTAAATATGGGTATGGCAAAAATGGCGGATGCGCCGGTGCTTTTAGTAGGAGATATCGACCGGGGAGGAGTATTTGCACAGCTTTACGGAACCGTAATGCTTTTGGAGCCAGATGAAAGAGCCAGGATCAAAGGCCTGATTGTCAATAAATTCAGGGGAGACAAGACAATACTGGACCCAGGGTTAGAAATGATTGAAAAACAGCTTTCCATCCCGGTTGCCGGTGTGGTTCCATATATGGATGTGGACCTGGAAGAGGAGGACAGCCTTGGAGACCATCTGGCAGGAACCGTTAGAACGGACCGGACCGCAGTGGAAATCGCCGTGATCCGTTTGCCAAGAATCTCCAATTTCACGGATTTTCAGGTTTTTTCTACGATACCATGGGTAAGCCTGCGATATGTAGACCGAGTTTCTGATCTTGGAAATCCAGATCTGGTCATTCTGCCTGGCAGTAAAAATACCGTCCAGGATCTGCTCTGGATGCGGGAGAGCGGCTTAGAGGCTGCAATCCTTAAGCTTCAGGCCAGAGAGGTTCCGGTATTTGGCATCTGCGGTGGATTTCAGATGCTGGGAGAAAGCATATCCGATCCCTTCCAAATGGAAACAGATGGGGCTGTCCTGCCGGTCCGGGGAATGGGGCTTCTGCCGGTCCGTACTGTGTTTGGAAAGGAAAAGACAAGAACAAGAGTGGCAGGCTCCTGTACCAGCGTAGGAGGGATATTTGAGGAACTGTCAGGTATCGAGGTGGAAGGGTATGAAATCCACATGGGAGAAACCACCAGATCCGTACCGCCTCTTGCCTATGTCATGGAATGCCAGTCCGGTTCCCACCAGGCGAAAATGGACGGCTGCCAGAGGGGAAATGTATACGGTACTTATATCCATGGCTTCTTTGATAAAGAAGGGATTGCAATGACCATTGTAGAAGCTCTTGCAAAGAAGAAGGGTATTACCCTGGATCTGGATGGCAGTTTTAACTACCAGGAATACAAGGAAGAGCAATATGAACGGCTGGCCGCCCTGTTAAGGGACAGCCTTGACATGGAACAGATCTATGGGATAATGTTCACGAAAGCAATGAGCAGTGTGAAATAG
- the cbiB gene encoding adenosylcobinamide-phosphate synthase CbiB yields MMRLHLAAVLTGCFLDLCFGDPRWLWHPVCGIGSLISWLEKKLREMFPKGEVGERRAGLWLVILVLLITGTVSGAILWTSYFFSPYAGFLIESIMCGQMMAWRSLREESMKVYKAFSNGDVEGARQAVSMIVGRDTKILSEEGITKAAVETVAENTSDGIIAPLLFMAFFGGVGVYLYKAVNTMDSMVGYKNERYLWFGRAAAKLDDACNFIPARLSAALMIGAGYMCQLFYGIRNKRNPYRGRNGLVIFKRDRFNHKSPNSAQTEAVCAGALQIQLAGNACYFGKLYEKPTIGDAVRPVEYEDIPRANCLMTVTYVLALIPVFLLFLIVF; encoded by the coding sequence ATGATGAGACTACATTTAGCAGCAGTGCTGACAGGATGCTTTCTCGACCTGTGCTTTGGAGATCCCCGCTGGCTTTGGCATCCGGTCTGCGGCATAGGCTCTCTCATAAGCTGGCTGGAGAAAAAGCTAAGGGAAATGTTTCCTAAAGGAGAAGTGGGGGAAAGAAGAGCCGGTTTATGGCTGGTGATCCTTGTGCTATTAATCACTGGTACCGTATCCGGGGCAATTCTCTGGACTTCCTATTTCTTTTCTCCCTATGCAGGGTTTCTTATAGAAAGTATCATGTGCGGCCAGATGATGGCTTGGCGTTCCCTGCGGGAAGAAAGCATGAAGGTCTATAAGGCTTTTTCCAATGGAGATGTGGAAGGAGCCAGGCAGGCCGTATCCATGATTGTAGGCCGCGATACGAAAATATTGTCGGAAGAAGGGATCACAAAAGCAGCGGTGGAAACCGTAGCGGAAAACACTTCGGATGGAATCATTGCCCCTTTGCTCTTCATGGCTTTTTTTGGAGGAGTGGGAGTGTATTTATACAAAGCAGTAAACACCATGGATTCCATGGTGGGCTATAAAAACGAACGGTATCTCTGGTTCGGGCGCGCAGCAGCAAAGCTTGATGATGCCTGTAATTTCATACCGGCCCGGCTATCCGCAGCCCTAATGATAGGGGCAGGATATATGTGCCAGCTTTTTTATGGAATCAGGAATAAGAGGAACCCATACAGAGGCAGGAATGGCCTGGTAATATTTAAGAGGGACCGCTTCAATCACAAAAGTCCTAATTCAGCCCAGACAGAGGCGGTCTGTGCAGGAGCGCTGCAGATCCAGCTGGCGGGAAATGCCTGTTATTTTGGAAAGCTTTATGAAAAGCCTACCATTGGAGATGCGGTAAGACCGGTGGAATACGAGGATATCCCCAGAGCCAATTGCCTCATGACAGTTACCTATGTGTTAGCGCTGATCCCTGTATTCCTGCTGTTCCTTATAGTTTTTTAG
- a CDS encoding pyridoxal phosphate-dependent aminotransferase yields MEYQHGGDIYTNNVTMDYSANINPLGLPRGVKEALYKAADSCSFYPDSQSMRLRKELAGFHSVSAENIICGNGAADLIFQIVQALKPKNALLIAPSFLEYEQALKASSCSIVLYCLKEENGFRLTEKELIDWLEKNRIDVQMLFLCNPNNPTGYAVEKEAMEGILKYSRDHGIFCVIDECFNEFLQEPERYSVLDLIGDGGYENVFLLKAFTKLYAMAGLRLGYGICTGKEVLDQMNLIRQPWSVSSLAQAAGEAALLETEYVKRTRQEITCEREYLKSALSSLGFLVFDSMANYIFFRDLRPEALAKEKLLYKQLLDRKVLIRSCSNYRGLDDTYYRICVKQRKENEEFLSILKSIVTEGK; encoded by the coding sequence ATGGAATACCAGCATGGCGGTGATATATACACCAACAACGTAACAATGGACTATTCAGCCAACATAAATCCCCTGGGTCTTCCCCGTGGGGTAAAAGAGGCTCTTTATAAAGCGGCAGACAGTTGTTCCTTCTATCCTGACAGCCAATCCATGAGGCTTCGGAAGGAACTGGCAGGGTTCCACAGCGTTTCGGCAGAGAACATTATCTGCGGAAACGGAGCAGCAGATTTAATCTTTCAGATCGTACAGGCATTAAAACCGAAAAATGCCCTGCTGATCGCCCCTTCTTTTCTGGAATATGAACAGGCCCTTAAGGCATCTTCCTGCAGCATCGTGCTCTATTGCTTAAAAGAAGAAAACGGGTTCCGGCTAACTGAAAAAGAATTGATCGACTGGCTGGAAAAAAACAGGATTGATGTTCAAATGCTGTTTTTATGCAATCCCAATAATCCCACCGGATATGCCGTAGAGAAGGAAGCGATGGAAGGGATTCTTAAATACTCCAGAGACCACGGGATCTTTTGCGTGATAGATGAATGTTTTAATGAATTTTTACAGGAGCCTGAGAGATATTCGGTCCTTGATCTCATAGGAGACGGTGGTTATGAGAACGTCTTCCTTTTAAAGGCATTTACAAAGCTGTATGCTATGGCCGGTCTGCGTCTGGGCTATGGGATATGCACTGGAAAAGAGGTCCTGGACCAGATGAATCTCATACGTCAGCCCTGGAGCGTTTCCAGTCTCGCCCAGGCGGCAGGAGAGGCGGCCCTATTGGAGACAGAATACGTGAAAAGGACAAGACAGGAGATCACCTGTGAAAGGGAATACTTAAAATCAGCCCTTTCTTCCCTTGGTTTTCTGGTTTTTGATTCCATGGCCAATTATATTTTTTTCCGGGATTTAAGACCAGAGGCTCTTGCAAAAGAGAAGCTTCTTTATAAACAGCTTCTGGACAGGAAAGTTCTGATACGTTCCTGTTCCAATTACAGAGGACTTGATGATACCTATTACCGCATCTGTGTAAAGCAGAGGAAAGAAAATGAAGAGTTTCTTTCCATATTAAAATCCATAGTGACAGAAGGGAAATAA
- a CDS encoding adenosylcobinamide-GDP ribazoletransferase: MNLFGSLVIAFSMYSRIPMPQLEWTRERMKYVMCFFPLIGAVIGLLEFTAFLGSNALGFHHLGQILPVVIPILVTGGIHMDGFLDVVDARSSNGDRKKKLEILKDPHTGAFAIIGCGVYLVLYLAVFLEMRPAMIPVYCLTFVVTRALSGLSVVTFPMAKESGLAASFSGAAQKRAVAVVMVLYLAAAVGGIWYLGGAVSASATLIVSILIYWYYYTMAKREFGGITGDLAGYFLQICELALVAGLAVVSHLAPF; encoded by the coding sequence ATGAATCTTTTTGGCAGCTTAGTGATAGCGTTTTCCATGTATTCCCGTATCCCAATGCCCCAATTGGAATGGACAAGGGAGCGGATGAAATATGTTATGTGCTTTTTTCCTCTCATAGGAGCAGTCATCGGTCTGCTGGAATTTACAGCCTTTCTTGGCTCTAATGCTCTTGGTTTCCATCATCTAGGGCAAATACTCCCGGTAGTAATTCCCATCCTGGTTACAGGAGGCATTCATATGGATGGATTTCTGGATGTGGTCGATGCAAGATCGTCAAACGGAGACAGGAAGAAAAAGCTTGAGATCCTAAAGGACCCTCATACTGGTGCTTTTGCTATCATCGGATGCGGTGTTTACCTGGTTCTATATCTGGCCGTCTTTTTGGAAATGCGTCCGGCCATGATACCTGTCTATTGCCTGACATTTGTGGTTACCAGGGCCTTAAGCGGCCTGTCTGTGGTTACATTTCCCATGGCAAAGGAAAGCGGTCTGGCGGCCTCTTTTTCCGGGGCAGCCCAAAAAAGGGCAGTAGCAGTTGTTATGGTTTTGTATCTGGCAGCGGCGGTAGGGGGAATCTGGTATCTGGGAGGAGCAGTATCTGCTTCTGCTACCCTTATCGTATCCATTCTTATTTATTGGTATTATTATACCATGGCAAAGCGGGAATTCGGAGGCATTACCGGCGATCTTGCAGGATATTTTCTGCAGATATGCGAGTTGGCCCTTGTAGCAGGACTGGCTGTTGTTTCCCATTTAGCGCCATTTTAA
- a CDS encoding response regulator, translating into MDLYSIILVDDEEEVRKSIIKKIEWQAAGFRVVGDAENGEDAMEKIEILEPDVVLTDIRMPYMDGLALAEKVRQRYPSMKVVIFSGYDDFEYAQRAIKLNVTEYILKPVNVEELTSILKRIKGNLDQEIEEKRNLSRLRENYRKSLPIIREQFFNDLVHKNLPEELVEQKLREYGVPVMGARKWIIVAIDVEKGEVRETLSLHNEEELIPISVMQIVREKLEGYCRFALFQSVSEAEMVVIVALDDDNSTTGLIDVLGDICKETKRILEVPVSMGIGKSFRELTGFREAYQSSIDALGYKAIAGRGTTIYINDMEPVGVGKLEFDSVTEADLISAIKFGPDEKIEAAVSRIIEKMESAKVHYRQQQVYMFGVLNSVLQMMQQYDLALEDIMGGELKGMEIFDRIKKKEEFGQWLFKIAGKMNQFINQERDFTTRQVIQEAKQYIMDHYQNPDLSVEMICRHLHMSPAYFSTMFKKETGQAYIAYLTDIRLNKAVELLNKTDDKTYVVAAKVGYQEQNYFSYVFKKKFGVSPTKFRGAR; encoded by the coding sequence ATGGACTTATACAGCATAATTTTAGTAGATGACGAAGAAGAAGTACGTAAAAGCATTATAAAAAAGATCGAATGGCAGGCAGCTGGATTCCGGGTGGTGGGAGATGCGGAAAATGGGGAAGATGCCATGGAAAAGATCGAGATTTTGGAACCTGACGTAGTTTTGACGGATATCCGGATGCCATACATGGATGGCCTGGCACTTGCAGAAAAGGTACGGCAGCGGTACCCTTCCATGAAGGTGGTGATCTTTTCCGGCTATGATGATTTTGAATATGCCCAGAGGGCAATCAAGCTGAATGTGACGGAGTACATCTTAAAGCCGGTCAATGTGGAAGAACTGACCTCCATATTAAAAAGGATCAAAGGGAATCTGGATCAGGAAATAGAAGAAAAAAGGAATCTAAGCCGTCTTCGGGAGAATTACCGGAAAAGCCTTCCCATCATCAGGGAGCAGTTTTTTAATGATCTGGTACACAAAAATCTTCCGGAAGAGCTGGTGGAGCAAAAGCTTAGGGAGTATGGCGTGCCTGTCATGGGTGCAAGGAAATGGATCATCGTTGCCATTGATGTGGAAAAGGGGGAGGTCAGGGAAACTCTGTCCCTTCACAATGAGGAGGAACTCATCCCCATATCCGTCATGCAGATCGTAAGAGAAAAATTAGAGGGTTATTGCCGGTTCGCACTTTTCCAGTCCGTTTCAGAGGCGGAAATGGTGGTGATCGTTGCTCTTGATGATGACAACTCTACCACAGGGCTGATCGATGTACTGGGGGATATCTGCAAGGAAACAAAGCGGATTCTGGAGGTGCCGGTCTCCATGGGCATTGGCAAAAGCTTCCGGGAACTGACCGGATTTAGAGAAGCATATCAGTCTTCCATTGACGCTCTGGGCTATAAAGCCATAGCAGGAAGAGGGACCACCATTTACATCAATGATATGGAGCCGGTGGGAGTAGGAAAGCTGGAATTTGACAGTGTAACAGAAGCGGATTTAATCTCAGCCATAAAATTCGGCCCCGACGAAAAGATCGAAGCAGCGGTTTCCAGGATCATTGAAAAGATGGAATCCGCAAAAGTCCATTACCGCCAGCAGCAGGTTTACATGTTCGGCGTATTAAACAGTGTCCTTCAGATGATGCAGCAGTATGACCTGGCCCTTGAGGATATTATGGGCGGAGAGCTAAAGGGCATGGAAATCTTTGATAGGATAAAAAAGAAAGAGGAATTTGGCCAGTGGCTTTTTAAGATTGCAGGAAAAATGAACCAGTTCATTAACCAGGAGCGTGATTTCACCACACGCCAGGTAATTCAGGAAGCAAAGCAGTATATTATGGACCACTACCAGAATCCTGATTTGTCTGTGGAAATGATATGCCGCCACCTTCATATGAGCCCGGCATATTTTTCTACCATGTTTAAAAAAGAAACCGGACAGGCTTACATCGCCTATCTGACAGATATCCGTCTGAATAAGGCGGTAGAACTGCTTAACAAAACCGACGATAAGACCTATGTGGTGGCAGCGAAGGTGGGATATCAGGAACAAAATTATTTCAGCTATGTATTTAAGAAAAAATTCGGAGTATCACCGACTAAATTCCGCGGAGCCAGGTAA
- a CDS encoding bifunctional adenosylcobinamide kinase/adenosylcobinamide-phosphate guanylyltransferase has protein sequence MGRKEETPCEYTFMPRKRGQERGNMILIIGGAWQGKLTFAMELAKSAGKKTELEGNKLFDPLNLNSVPRSTGHQLDTQGYPLDSSIRKSEKEEEHEIAEGSRDSFEAALTCPIIHGLHEYIRRLLKEGKSVDAFLEAVQRQNPDVIITSDELGCGIVPFDPADREWREVSGRASVRLARISREVYLMVCGIAAKIK, from the coding sequence GTGGGCAGGAAAGAGGAAACACCCTGCGAGTATACCTTTATGCCCAGAAAGCGTGGGCAGGAAAGAGGAAATATGATATTGATTATAGGCGGAGCATGGCAGGGAAAGCTTACCTTTGCCATGGAGCTGGCAAAGAGCGCCGGCAAAAAGACGGAACTCGAAGGAAATAAGCTTTTCGATCCCCTGAATTTGAACAGCGTGCCCCGCAGCACCGGGCATCAATTGGATACGCAGGGATATCCGCTTGATTCGTCAATAAGAAAAAGTGAGAAAGAGGAAGAACATGAGATCGCAGAAGGCAGCAGGGATAGCTTTGAAGCCGCCTTGACATGCCCAATCATCCACGGTCTTCATGAGTACATAAGAAGGCTTTTAAAAGAAGGGAAAAGCGTTGATGCTTTTCTCGAGGCGGTTCAGCGGCAAAATCCCGATGTCATTATTACCTCTGATGAACTGGGCTGCGGCATTGTGCCCTTTGATCCGGCAGACAGGGAATGGAGAGAAGTGTCAGGAAGGGCATCCGTAAGATTAGCCCGGATTTCCAGGGAAGTCTACCTCATGGTATGCGGAATTGCGGCCAAGATTAAATAA